In Microbacterium foliorum, the following proteins share a genomic window:
- a CDS encoding alpha/beta hydrolase: protein MTETTLRPPFDPELEAALALVADTLPSTLTAEMIPLMRQSPVSGEDEIFAVLDERGFTRRDVTIAGHGGDEIIVSVVEKAGRTGTGPGFFHTHGGGMIIGNRWLGLVGFLDWAERFNGVIVTVEYRLAPEFPDPYPVEDCYSGLVWTAENAAELGIDPNRILIGGGSAGGGLAAGTALLARDLRRPALIGQLLIYPMLDDRDESVSTRQIDGIGVWDRGSNITGWTALLGERKGTDDVSIYAAPARATDLADLPPAFIDCGSAEVFRDEDVDYATRLWAAGVQAELHVWAGGFHGFDMFAPHTAVAQAMLAARDDWVNRLLG, encoded by the coding sequence ATGACCGAAACAACCCTTCGCCCTCCGTTCGACCCCGAACTGGAGGCCGCGCTCGCGCTTGTCGCAGACACGCTGCCTTCGACCCTGACTGCCGAGATGATTCCCCTGATGCGCCAGTCCCCCGTGAGCGGTGAGGATGAGATCTTCGCCGTGCTCGACGAGCGGGGCTTCACGCGCCGCGACGTGACCATCGCAGGGCATGGCGGCGACGAGATCATCGTCTCGGTGGTCGAGAAGGCCGGTCGCACCGGTACGGGGCCGGGCTTCTTCCATACGCACGGTGGCGGCATGATCATCGGCAACCGCTGGTTGGGGCTCGTGGGATTCCTCGACTGGGCGGAGCGCTTCAACGGTGTGATCGTGACGGTGGAGTATCGGCTGGCACCGGAGTTCCCCGATCCGTACCCGGTCGAGGACTGCTACTCGGGTCTCGTGTGGACGGCCGAGAACGCTGCGGAGCTGGGCATCGACCCGAACCGGATCCTGATCGGCGGAGGCAGTGCCGGTGGCGGCCTGGCTGCCGGAACGGCCCTGCTCGCCCGGGACCTTCGCCGGCCGGCGCTCATCGGCCAGTTGCTGATCTACCCGATGCTGGATGACCGCGATGAGAGCGTCTCGACCCGGCAGATCGACGGGATCGGCGTGTGGGACCGCGGGTCGAACATCACGGGGTGGACCGCCCTGCTCGGCGAGCGCAAGGGCACTGACGACGTCTCGATCTACGCGGCCCCGGCGCGCGCCACCGACCTGGCCGATCTTCCGCCCGCCTTCATCGACTGCGGCAGCGCAGAGGTGTTCCGTGACGAGGACGTCGACTACGCCACCAGGCTCTGGGCGGCAGGCGTGCAGGCCGAACTGCACGTGTGGGCCGGTGGGTTCCACGGCTTCGACATGTTCGCACCGCATACGGCCGTCGCGCAGGCGATGCTGGCCGCGCGCGACGACTGGGTCAACCGGCTGCTCGGGTGA
- a CDS encoding AbrB/MazE/SpoVT family DNA-binding domain-containing protein, which yields MHATIDKAGRVVIPASIRERLGMLPGPVDIMIDGTGIRIEVAAPDNLVEKDGRLVIRGGGTPLSADDIRELRLADQR from the coding sequence ATGCATGCGACCATTGACAAGGCAGGGCGCGTCGTCATACCGGCGTCGATCCGCGAGCGGCTCGGGATGCTGCCAGGGCCGGTCGACATCATGATCGACGGCACCGGCATCCGCATCGAGGTCGCGGCGCCCGACAACCTCGTGGAGAAGGACGGTCGCCTGGTCATCCGTGGCGGAGGCACGCCCCTCTCGGCTGACGACATCAGGGAGCTTCGTCTTGCCGACCAGCGCTGA
- a CDS encoding DUF58 domain-containing protein: MSSLIAQVKSKLFIHSSRKSLHALDGAYASLLHGRSLDFEDLRKYEYGDQVRDIDWRATARLGTPLVKRHRAMRMHTILFVVDTGRSMAALAHDEKSKKDLAILATGVLGVLALRHGDDFSLVYGDSDRIRRRAPGRSEGALEHALRTIDQSIDASTASSDRDALLSYVTRTIARRMIVVVITDEAPVTEETERMLRRLRVQHDVLWLTVSDADPVLDHATGTVRSDVDSMWEVPDFVQGDPDIIRELAAQTEADAARLAELLKRMEISHSVLAGQDDAVSQLLQLLNRRSNARLR; this comes from the coding sequence ATGTCCAGCCTGATCGCCCAGGTGAAGAGCAAGCTCTTCATCCACTCGTCGCGCAAGTCGCTGCACGCGCTCGACGGCGCCTACGCGTCGCTGCTGCACGGCCGCAGCCTCGACTTCGAGGATCTGCGCAAGTACGAGTACGGCGATCAGGTGCGCGACATCGACTGGCGCGCCACGGCGCGACTGGGCACCCCGCTGGTCAAGCGACACCGCGCGATGCGCATGCACACCATCCTGTTCGTGGTCGACACCGGCCGTTCGATGGCCGCGCTCGCGCACGACGAGAAGTCGAAGAAGGACCTCGCGATCCTCGCCACCGGGGTGCTCGGTGTGCTCGCGCTGCGGCACGGTGACGACTTCTCTCTCGTCTACGGCGACTCCGACCGCATCCGCCGGCGCGCGCCGGGCCGCAGCGAGGGCGCGCTCGAACACGCCCTGCGCACGATCGACCAGTCGATCGACGCGAGCACGGCGTCGAGCGACCGAGACGCGCTGCTGTCGTACGTCACCCGCACGATCGCGCGGCGCATGATCGTCGTCGTCATCACCGACGAGGCTCCGGTCACCGAAGAGACAGAGCGGATGCTGCGCCGACTGCGCGTGCAGCACGACGTGCTGTGGCTGACCGTGAGCGATGCCGACCCGGTGCTCGACCACGCGACGGGCACCGTCCGCAGCGATGTCGACAGCATGTGGGAGGTGCCCGACTTCGTGCAGGGCGACCCCGACATCATCCGTGAGCTCGCCGCGCAGACCGAGGCCGACGCCGCGCGTCTGGCAGAGCTGCTCAAGCGCATGGAGATCAGCCACAGCGTTCTGGCCGGTCAGGACGACGCCGTCTCGCAGCTGCTGCAGCTGCTGAATCGGAGGTCGAATGCCCGGCTCCGATGA
- a CDS encoding vWA domain-containing protein: MIFQPVLNVFLLALLCAPVAALAVIALTKAKGRDKALWAMRLVMLLACFVMFLRPGIPGGATETLATDTDIVLVVDTTASIVAEDWNGDEPRLDGVRADVQTIVDEYPGARFALITFDASADLRMPLTTDTTALVSSLEVLRPEVTSQSRGSSIGIANQLLADTLSNAAEASPDRSRMVFYFGDGEQTVTSPPEPFDGSERLTDAGAVLGYGTAEGGPMKLNTGSVDGSSSGYIEYQGANALSVIDEANLEAIAADLGVDYQHRTADAELTLPEAPSTTTSYAESGTVGNVTELYWIAALVVVALLGVELTRASMLVARLRLLRAPSSSRRRKKPTAGGAA; the protein is encoded by the coding sequence GTGATCTTCCAGCCCGTGCTCAACGTCTTCCTCCTGGCGCTTCTCTGCGCGCCGGTGGCCGCTCTCGCCGTGATCGCGCTGACGAAGGCCAAGGGACGCGACAAGGCGCTGTGGGCCATGCGACTGGTCATGCTGCTGGCCTGCTTCGTCATGTTCCTGCGGCCGGGAATCCCCGGGGGCGCGACCGAGACGCTCGCGACCGACACAGACATCGTGCTCGTCGTCGACACGACCGCGAGCATCGTCGCCGAGGACTGGAACGGCGACGAGCCGCGCCTGGACGGCGTCCGCGCCGACGTGCAGACGATCGTCGACGAGTACCCGGGTGCCCGCTTCGCCCTGATCACCTTCGACGCTTCTGCCGACCTGCGCATGCCACTCACGACCGACACGACCGCGCTCGTCTCGTCGCTCGAGGTGCTTCGGCCCGAGGTGACGAGTCAGTCGCGCGGCAGCTCGATCGGCATCGCCAACCAGCTGCTCGCCGACACACTGTCGAACGCGGCCGAGGCCTCGCCCGACCGCTCGCGCATGGTGTTCTACTTCGGCGACGGCGAGCAGACGGTGACGTCGCCGCCCGAGCCCTTCGACGGCAGCGAGAGGCTCACGGATGCCGGCGCGGTGCTCGGCTACGGCACCGCCGAAGGCGGGCCGATGAAACTCAACACGGGCAGCGTGGATGGGTCATCGAGTGGGTACATCGAGTATCAGGGGGCGAACGCACTGTCGGTGATCGACGAGGCGAACCTCGAGGCGATCGCCGCGGATCTCGGCGTCGACTACCAGCACCGCACCGCGGATGCCGAGCTGACCCTGCCCGAGGCTCCGTCGACCACCACGAGCTATGCCGAGTCGGGAACGGTCGGCAACGTGACCGAGCTGTACTGGATCGCGGCGCTCGTCGTGGTGGCGCTGCTCGGCGTGGAGCTCACGAGGGCGAGCATGCTCGTCGCCCGGCTGCGTCTGCTGCGAGCGCCGTCGTCGTCCCGCCGCCGGAAGAAGCCGACCGCCGGAGGTGCCGCATGA
- a CDS encoding vWA domain-containing protein, translating to MALANGWLILVAVGVVVVAIALGIVIGLRSHAKTEEHERARVARAERLRALPTFRQALNRRVLALSSILLIGVVATLAAGVVSARPMASQTIQPVNTSRDIMLCLDVSGSMSEVDVEVLTVFEELLEDFEGERIGLTIFNSSPVQIFPLTDDYEFISDHLRSIRESFEFSESIPEHWVGTLNGNGASLIGDGLAACAMAFDHPDDERSRSIIFATDNEVNGASIVTLDEAAAYADSNGVRVFALNPVQGKDADVSAELTKAAEATGGQAFGLRDTTTVSDIVAQVQEQEAAALKGQAQVVWTDAPNLWIVVLMISMLSFIVVLWRVRL from the coding sequence GTGGCACTAGCGAACGGGTGGCTCATCCTCGTCGCCGTCGGCGTCGTCGTGGTCGCGATCGCGCTCGGCATCGTGATCGGTCTGCGCAGCCATGCGAAGACCGAGGAGCACGAGCGGGCGCGTGTCGCCCGCGCCGAACGCCTGCGCGCGCTGCCGACCTTCCGGCAGGCGCTGAACCGACGTGTGCTGGCGTTGTCGAGCATCCTGCTGATCGGCGTGGTCGCGACTCTGGCTGCCGGAGTCGTCTCGGCGCGCCCGATGGCGTCGCAGACCATCCAGCCCGTCAACACGAGCCGCGACATCATGCTGTGTCTCGACGTCTCGGGCTCGATGAGCGAGGTCGACGTCGAGGTGCTCACCGTCTTCGAGGAGCTGCTCGAGGATTTCGAGGGCGAGCGCATCGGCCTCACGATCTTCAACAGCTCGCCCGTGCAGATCTTCCCCCTGACCGATGACTACGAGTTCATCAGCGACCACCTGCGGAGCATCCGCGAGAGCTTCGAGTTCAGCGAGTCGATCCCCGAGCACTGGGTCGGCACGCTCAACGGCAACGGCGCCTCGCTGATCGGCGACGGTCTGGCAGCATGTGCCATGGCATTCGACCACCCCGACGACGAGCGGTCGCGATCGATCATCTTCGCCACCGACAACGAGGTCAACGGCGCCTCGATCGTGACTCTCGACGAGGCTGCGGCGTACGCCGATTCGAACGGGGTCCGGGTCTTCGCGCTCAACCCGGTGCAGGGCAAGGATGCCGACGTCAGCGCCGAGCTCACGAAGGCCGCCGAGGCGACGGGCGGCCAGGCCTTCGGCCTGCGCGACACGACCACCGTGAGCGACATCGTCGCCCAGGTGCAGGAGCAGGAGGCGGCCGCGCTGAAGGGTCAGGCGCAGGTCGTCTGGACCGACGCCCCGAACCTCTGGATCGTCGTGCTGATGATCTCGATGCTCTCGTTCATCGTCGTGCTCTGGAGGGTGAGACTGTGA
- a CDS encoding PIN domain-containing protein, translated as MPTSADLLLDTSAAVALVLEDSEAHELVRSACAGLLLGLAGHALLETYSVLTRLPGGSRLSPAAAARVIAQEFPRSVALSSEDAVGAVSELAEAGIAGGAVYDGLVALAARAAGLTLLTCDRRAIGTYAKLKVDVEMV; from the coding sequence TTGCCGACCAGCGCTGACCTGCTTCTCGACACGAGCGCGGCGGTCGCACTCGTGCTGGAGGACAGCGAGGCGCACGAGCTCGTTCGCTCCGCATGCGCCGGACTCCTTCTCGGCTTGGCGGGGCACGCACTGCTCGAGACGTACTCCGTGCTCACCCGACTGCCGGGCGGAAGCCGTCTCAGCCCCGCGGCCGCGGCTCGAGTGATCGCTCAGGAGTTCCCTCGGTCCGTCGCGCTGTCATCCGAAGACGCGGTGGGCGCAGTTTCCGAGCTGGCCGAGGCGGGCATCGCGGGCGGCGCGGTCTACGACGGTCTGGTGGCTCTGGCCGCGCGCGCGGCCGGGCTCACGCTGCTCACGTGCGATCGGCGCGCGATCGGAACCTATGCGAAGCTCAAGGTCGACGTCGAGATGGTCTGA
- a CDS encoding ZIP family metal transporter, which produces MGAAILWGVVAASPLIIGAALALLRTWPPRWLGIVLGFGAGALMASIAFELWEEGLDLAGPIPLVIGVAAGALAYFLADRILDARAAKSKDQGAGAPLALGALLDGIPEQLVLGIGLASGEPVSIALVVAIVVSNLPESIGSAADLLKGGMAKSRVLLLWAGISVICALATVAGFGLASATGDEFRAGASGFAAGALLVMLVDSMVPDAQEKAKQVTGLATVLGFALAAGLSLAS; this is translated from the coding sequence GAGCCGCGCTCGCCCTGCTGCGCACCTGGCCGCCGCGCTGGCTCGGCATCGTGCTCGGCTTCGGCGCCGGGGCGCTCATGGCCTCCATCGCGTTCGAGCTGTGGGAGGAGGGGCTGGATCTCGCCGGTCCGATCCCTCTCGTCATCGGCGTCGCGGCCGGAGCTCTGGCGTACTTCCTCGCCGACCGGATCCTCGACGCACGAGCCGCGAAGTCGAAAGATCAGGGGGCGGGGGCGCCGCTCGCGCTCGGCGCGCTGCTCGACGGCATCCCCGAGCAGCTCGTGCTGGGCATCGGCCTCGCCTCCGGTGAACCGGTGAGCATCGCGCTCGTCGTGGCGATCGTGGTCTCGAACCTGCCCGAGTCGATCGGCTCGGCCGCCGATCTGCTGAAAGGCGGCATGGCCAAGTCGCGCGTGCTGCTGCTCTGGGCAGGCATCTCGGTGATCTGCGCGCTCGCGACCGTCGCGGGCTTCGGCCTGGCGAGCGCGACCGGAGATGAGTTCCGTGCGGGCGCGAGCGGCTTCGCGGCCGGTGCCCTGCTCGTCATGCTCGTCGACTCGATGGTCCCGGATGCGCAGGAGAAGGCGAAGCAGGTGACGGGGCTTGCGACGGTGCTGGGATTCGCGCTCGCCGCGGGGCTCTCGCTCGCGAGCTGA